The following proteins are co-located in the Labrys monachus genome:
- a CDS encoding autotransporter family protein: MVKRFVGGLGLTLSVAAGAGPLPAFAGCVTTGAVTVTQCDGSGVAAWVDSGTGSLTVTDMDVSTALADYGAISLRGALVGAVDISLTVDGSTSVTTTGANGVLARTEDGNITITTGSDLTINSAGKGLVGWVNQNGSIVITNYATINAGQDDAFTNHSSEAGTEGIDGSAHGEGSSVSITNYGAITSTYGRGIYADGGYASSTEVAVTIDNEGKVDAFLAGARAIDYFGTATVINGAGATIVSRNHQAVVAWAANGDAVVRNLGSITADNGPAIVAWGSAAVTVDNYGTVSSAYIPDQPSTSASYYGIEGFSQVAGNVTIDNHAGATVTAGYSDGLYGHGVSGSVDIINAGKVTAADAGIRAETADGSITVDNSGWVGSDGAGGVVVLSGTGLTQVDVENAQGGTIVASTTLATVPTAGNLAGLSTPEQALFATAVTGRAVSIAADAATLSIVNAGTILGNITVAPDAVGDMTGTGSIANSGLWAFSGSSGFASGVDGATIDNTGTVWALGTSALAGDVLNQGVLRVGSLAATPGRLLLSGNYAAGTGSTLAFDLASVGTSAGTPVLEIAGNVTGTTRAVLDDPQSLAGIRWDALPRGTVIKVDGTAALGESSFTMRQSYGLITMGLAYSEGDRSWSLDYSTAPAGRSLARLPRAGRGQLEALFDAGEDRLAQLRNGLWSEPEPETKPYAFAEEPSNPISSALATAKTDAPRYGVWARALGETGNGNGYDRHAGQFASGIDGSFALDTGGRLLLGLAASYGVSRLDFNASGTRATLSGPGITGYAGLAFDNGGFVDLNAGWQGLNTDLDLAGVAASTQGNSFGGKLTAGRRLIGWGLEITPTVAVSASRTEFGSFSMQGLGVDFAGSDAVTAEAGLAVAQPIAMSFGEVRLFGGVTAGGRAVSGDGVTISDTGTYREDADGLFGRASLGVSLTNQAHNAMISLTGGLRRDTGETSGDLRLTGSLAF; encoded by the coding sequence ATGGTGAAGCGTTTTGTGGGGGGCCTCGGCCTGACCTTGTCCGTCGCGGCTGGCGCCGGACCTCTTCCGGCATTCGCCGGCTGCGTCACGACCGGGGCGGTCACGGTCACCCAGTGCGACGGCAGCGGTGTCGCGGCCTGGGTCGATTCCGGCACCGGGAGCCTTACCGTCACCGATATGGATGTCAGCACCGCTCTTGCCGACTATGGCGCGATCTCGCTGCGCGGAGCGTTGGTCGGCGCCGTCGATATTTCGCTCACCGTCGACGGCAGCACCAGCGTGACGACGACCGGCGCCAATGGCGTGCTGGCACGGACCGAGGACGGCAACATCACCATCACGACCGGCTCCGACCTGACGATCAATTCGGCGGGCAAGGGCCTGGTCGGCTGGGTCAATCAAAACGGCAGCATCGTCATCACCAATTATGCCACGATCAATGCCGGCCAGGACGATGCCTTCACCAACCATTCGTCGGAGGCCGGAACCGAGGGCATCGACGGCTCCGCCCATGGCGAGGGCAGCAGCGTCTCCATCACCAATTACGGCGCCATCACCAGCACCTACGGACGCGGCATCTATGCCGATGGCGGCTACGCATCGTCGACCGAGGTCGCCGTCACCATCGACAATGAGGGGAAGGTCGACGCCTTCCTCGCCGGCGCCCGGGCCATCGACTATTTCGGCACGGCCACGGTGATCAACGGCGCCGGCGCGACCATCGTCAGCCGCAACCACCAGGCGGTGGTGGCCTGGGCGGCCAATGGCGACGCCGTAGTCCGCAATCTCGGATCGATCACCGCCGACAACGGCCCCGCGATCGTCGCCTGGGGCTCCGCGGCCGTCACCGTCGACAATTACGGCACCGTGAGTTCCGCCTATATTCCGGATCAGCCGTCGACCAGCGCGTCCTATTACGGCATCGAAGGCTTTTCCCAGGTCGCGGGCAACGTGACCATCGACAACCACGCCGGCGCGACGGTCACCGCCGGCTATTCCGACGGGCTCTACGGGCACGGCGTCAGCGGATCCGTCGACATCATCAATGCCGGCAAGGTCACCGCGGCCGATGCCGGCATCCGCGCCGAGACGGCGGACGGGAGCATCACGGTCGACAACAGCGGCTGGGTTGGTTCGGACGGGGCGGGAGGGGTCGTCGTGCTTTCCGGCACCGGCCTGACGCAGGTCGACGTCGAGAATGCGCAGGGCGGAACCATCGTCGCCAGCACGACCCTGGCGACGGTGCCGACGGCAGGCAATCTGGCGGGGCTGTCGACGCCCGAGCAGGCGCTGTTCGCCACCGCCGTGACCGGTAGGGCCGTCTCGATCGCCGCCGATGCGGCCACACTGAGCATCGTCAATGCCGGCACCATCCTGGGCAACATCACCGTCGCGCCCGATGCGGTCGGGGATATGACGGGGACCGGCAGCATCGCCAATTCCGGCCTGTGGGCCTTCAGCGGCAGTTCCGGCTTCGCATCCGGCGTCGACGGCGCCACGATCGACAACACCGGAACCGTGTGGGCGCTCGGCACCAGCGCCCTTGCCGGCGACGTTCTCAACCAGGGCGTGCTCAGGGTCGGCAGCCTCGCAGCAACGCCGGGCCGGCTGCTGCTGAGCGGCAATTATGCAGCCGGAACCGGCTCGACGCTCGCTTTCGATCTCGCTTCGGTCGGAACCTCGGCCGGCACGCCGGTGCTGGAGATCGCCGGCAACGTGACCGGCACGACCAGGGCGGTGCTCGACGATCCCCAGAGCCTCGCCGGCATCCGCTGGGATGCGCTCCCGCGCGGGACGGTGATCAAGGTCGACGGCACCGCCGCCCTGGGTGAATCGAGCTTCACCATGCGCCAGTCCTACGGGCTGATCACCATGGGGCTGGCCTATTCGGAGGGAGACCGCAGCTGGTCGCTCGACTACAGCACGGCGCCCGCCGGCCGCAGCCTCGCGAGGCTGCCCCGTGCCGGGCGCGGACAGCTCGAAGCCCTCTTCGATGCCGGCGAGGACCGGCTCGCGCAGCTCAGGAACGGCCTGTGGAGCGAGCCCGAGCCCGAGACCAAACCCTATGCCTTTGCCGAAGAGCCGTCGAACCCGATCTCATCCGCCCTCGCCACGGCGAAGACCGACGCTCCGCGCTACGGCGTCTGGGCCCGGGCCCTCGGCGAGACCGGGAACGGCAACGGCTATGACCGCCACGCCGGTCAGTTCGCCAGCGGCATCGACGGCAGCTTCGCGCTCGACACGGGCGGGCGTCTCCTTCTCGGTCTCGCCGCCAGCTACGGCGTCAGCCGCCTGGATTTCAATGCGTCCGGCACCCGGGCGACGCTGTCCGGCCCCGGCATCACCGGTTATGCCGGGCTGGCGTTCGACAATGGCGGCTTCGTCGATCTCAATGCCGGCTGGCAGGGATTGAATACGGATCTCGATCTCGCCGGCGTCGCCGCGAGCACGCAGGGCAACAGCTTCGGAGGCAAGCTCACCGCCGGCCGCCGGCTCATCGGCTGGGGCCTCGAAATCACGCCGACCGTGGCGGTCTCCGCCAGCCGCACGGAATTCGGCAGTTTCTCCATGCAGGGCCTCGGTGTCGATTTCGCCGGCAGCGATGCCGTGACGGCAGAAGCCGGCCTGGCGGTCGCCCAGCCGATTGCGATGTCGTTCGGCGAGGTCAGGCTTTTCGGCGGCGTCACGGCCGGCGGCAGGGCCGTCTCGGGAGACGGCGTCACCATTTCCGACACCGGCACCTACCGGGAAGATGCCGATGGCCTGTTCGGGCGTGCCAGCCTGGGCGTCTCCCTCACCAATCAGGCCCACAACGCCATGATCAGCCTCACCGGCGGCCTCCGGCGGGATACCGGCGAGACCAGCGGCGATCTGCGGCTGACCGGCAGCCTCGCCTTCTAG
- a CDS encoding Lrp/AsnC family transcriptional regulator — MPTDADNALIAVLRENARASTAEIARRLGVSRTTVQSRLERLEHRGVITGYTLRLSDEHTRSLLRAHVQLTIVPRLIKRVEAGLRGIAAVRTLHSVSGNVDMIAVIEAGSVGELDELADRIGALEGVERTSTALILSTRIDR, encoded by the coding sequence ATGCCGACCGATGCCGATAACGCCCTGATCGCTGTGCTCCGGGAGAATGCGCGTGCCTCGACGGCCGAGATCGCGCGGCGCCTCGGCGTGTCGCGCACCACCGTGCAGAGCCGGCTCGAAAGGCTGGAACACCGCGGCGTCATCACCGGCTACACGCTCCGCCTGTCCGACGAGCACACCCGCTCGCTGCTGCGCGCCCATGTCCAGCTCACCATCGTGCCGAGGCTGATCAAGCGGGTGGAGGCGGGCCTGCGCGGCATCGCGGCCGTCCGCACCCTGCATTCCGTCAGCGGGAACGTCGACATGATCGCCGTCATCGAGGCTGGCTCGGTCGGCGAGCTCGACGAGCTGGCGGACCGTATCGGCGCGCTGGAGGGCGTGGAACGGACCTCGACCGCCCTCATCCTGTCGACGCGTATCGATCGCTAG
- a CDS encoding saccharopine dehydrogenase family protein — protein MKRIIVAGAGKIGSAVADMLAASGDYAVVLADRSGGQLAAAGVSGAVERRELDVRDGAALDLILAGAYAVLSAAPFHLTIGIAEAAARAGVHYLDLTEDVASTRRVRDLAETANSAFIPQCGLAPGFISIVAHDIASRFDTLDSVRMRVGALPQYPSNALNYNLTWSTDGVINEYCEPCEAIVDGHRVEVPAMEEREEFSLDGVTYEAFNTSGGLGSLCETYLGRVRTLNYRTIRYPGHAAIMKALLNDLGLRHRRDVLKDILENALPATVQDVVVIFVTVSGRRQGRLVQDSYASKIYSRRVGARLYSAIQVTTASAACAVLDMLAAGQLPALGFIRQEDIPLEAFLANRFGAAYAQGEEEALRQRGRLAHS, from the coding sequence ATGAAGAGAATCATTGTCGCCGGAGCGGGAAAGATCGGCAGCGCTGTCGCCGACATGCTCGCAGCCAGCGGCGACTACGCCGTCGTGCTCGCCGACCGCTCCGGCGGCCAGCTCGCCGCCGCGGGCGTGTCCGGCGCGGTCGAGCGGCGCGAACTCGATGTCCGGGACGGCGCTGCGCTCGACCTTATCCTCGCCGGCGCCTATGCCGTGCTGAGCGCGGCGCCGTTCCATCTCACTATAGGGATCGCGGAGGCCGCCGCCCGCGCCGGCGTGCACTATCTCGACCTGACGGAAGACGTGGCGAGCACGCGCCGGGTCCGCGACCTCGCGGAGACGGCGAACAGCGCCTTCATCCCGCAATGCGGCCTCGCGCCGGGCTTCATCTCGATCGTCGCCCACGACATCGCGTCGCGCTTCGACACGCTGGACAGCGTCCGCATGCGCGTGGGAGCGCTGCCGCAATATCCCTCCAATGCGCTCAACTACAATCTGACCTGGAGCACGGACGGCGTCATCAACGAATATTGCGAGCCCTGCGAGGCGATCGTCGACGGCCACCGCGTCGAGGTCCCGGCCATGGAGGAGCGCGAGGAATTCTCGCTCGACGGGGTGACCTACGAAGCGTTCAACACCTCAGGGGGGCTCGGCAGCCTGTGCGAGACCTATCTTGGCCGGGTCCGCACCCTGAACTACCGCACGATACGCTATCCCGGCCATGCGGCGATCATGAAGGCATTGCTCAACGACCTCGGCCTGCGCCACCGGCGGGACGTCCTCAAGGACATCCTGGAGAACGCGCTGCCGGCCACGGTGCAGGACGTCGTCGTGATCTTCGTGACCGTCAGCGGCAGGCGGCAGGGCCGCCTGGTACAGGACAGCTACGCCAGCAAGATCTACAGCCGGCGCGTCGGCGCCCGCCTGTACAGCGCGATCCAGGTGACGACGGCCTCGGCCGCTTGCGCGGTGCTGGATATGCTCGCCGCGGGGCAACTGCCGGCCCTCGGCTTCATCCGGCAGGAGGATATTCCGCTCGAGGCCTTCCTCGCCAACCGCTTCGGCGCCGCCTATGCGCAGGGCGAGGAGGAGGCGCTGCGTCAGCGGGGGCGTCTGGCCCATAGCTGA
- a CDS encoding lytic murein transglycosylase, giving the protein MHPRSKLLHVLFAVMAFAAFGLSATVAARAAQCGNDAAGFPAWLASFRQEAVSEGVSPGVVAAALDGVTYNTTVIRLDRTQHKTFGGTFEQFAAGRVTAGRVNKGRALMRSHAGMLASIESRFGVPPEILVAIWGMETDYGVVSGRMPVFRSLATLAYDCRRSDFFRNELMSALRIVQRGDESAGAMIGAWAGEIGQTQFLCSNYLKYAVDMDGNGRRDLIRSPADVLASTANLLKQHGWSAGGSYEPGSGNFSVLNDWNRSANYQRAIVLFAQKLKS; this is encoded by the coding sequence ATGCACCCGCGTTCCAAACTCCTTCATGTCCTGTTCGCCGTCATGGCCTTCGCCGCGTTCGGCCTGTCCGCCACCGTTGCGGCGCGTGCGGCCCAGTGCGGCAATGATGCGGCCGGCTTTCCCGCCTGGCTCGCCTCGTTCAGGCAGGAAGCGGTCAGCGAGGGCGTTTCGCCCGGCGTCGTCGCCGCGGCGCTCGACGGCGTGACCTACAACACGACGGTGATCCGGCTGGACCGCACCCAGCACAAGACCTTCGGGGGCACTTTCGAGCAATTCGCCGCCGGGCGCGTCACCGCCGGCCGCGTCAACAAGGGCCGTGCGCTGATGCGCTCCCATGCCGGCATGCTCGCCAGCATCGAGAGCCGCTTCGGCGTGCCGCCCGAGATCCTGGTCGCGATCTGGGGCATGGAGACCGACTACGGCGTCGTCTCCGGCCGCATGCCGGTGTTCCGCTCCCTCGCCACGCTCGCCTATGACTGCCGCCGGTCCGACTTCTTCCGCAACGAGCTGATGTCTGCGCTCCGCATCGTCCAGCGCGGGGACGAGTCGGCGGGCGCCATGATCGGCGCCTGGGCCGGCGAGATCGGGCAGACCCAGTTCCTGTGCTCCAACTACCTCAAATACGCCGTCGACATGGACGGCAACGGCCGGCGCGACCTGATCCGCTCCCCGGCCGACGTGCTGGCCTCGACCGCCAACCTGCTCAAGCAGCATGGCTGGTCCGCCGGGGGAAGCTATGAGCCCGGCAGCGGCAATTTCTCCGTGCTGAACGACTGGAACAGGTCGGCCAACTACCAGAGGGCGATCGTCCTCTTCGCGCAGAAGCTCAAATCGTGA
- a CDS encoding MFS transporter, whose translation MAAAAAQRSTMGTVLRVTGGNFLEMFDFFLFGIYATQVSHAFFPSENETTSLLQTFMTFGAGFLMRPLGALFLGAYIDRLGRRRGLIVTLAIMAMGTVLVAFVPGYATIGLLAPLLVLLGRLLQGFSAGVELGGVSVYLAEMSTPGRKGFYVSWQSASQQVAVVVAALLGFGIGRLFLPETVTAWAWRIPFFIGCLIVPLLFFLRRSLEETAAFEARTHRPTLGEAVRSLAENWQIVMLGVMLVLMTTVSFYLITVYTPTFGKSVLKLSGTDSLVVAVCVGVSNFVWLPLMGALSDRIGRFPILALFSLLMLVTAYPALSWLAAAPSLAKMLEVELWFSFLYGSYNGAMVVALTEIVPASVRTSGFSLAYSLATTVGGFSLAISTWLIRALDDNAAPGIWLSLAAACSLIATFVIYRTSMARRVSAMAAL comes from the coding sequence ATGGCAGCCGCCGCGGCGCAGCGATCGACAATGGGGACGGTGCTCCGCGTCACCGGCGGCAATTTTCTCGAGATGTTCGACTTCTTCCTGTTCGGCATCTATGCGACCCAGGTCTCCCACGCCTTCTTCCCCTCCGAGAACGAGACGACCTCCCTCCTCCAGACCTTCATGACCTTCGGCGCCGGTTTCCTGATGCGCCCGCTCGGCGCCCTGTTCCTCGGCGCCTATATCGACCGCCTCGGCCGCCGCCGGGGGCTGATCGTCACGCTCGCTATCATGGCCATGGGCACGGTCCTGGTCGCCTTCGTGCCGGGCTATGCGACGATCGGGCTGCTGGCCCCTCTCCTGGTGCTGCTCGGCCGGCTGCTCCAGGGCTTTTCCGCCGGCGTCGAACTCGGCGGCGTCTCCGTCTATCTCGCGGAAATGTCGACCCCGGGCCGCAAGGGCTTCTACGTGTCCTGGCAATCGGCGAGCCAGCAGGTGGCGGTGGTGGTCGCCGCCCTGCTCGGCTTCGGCATCGGCCGGCTGTTCCTCCCCGAAACCGTCACGGCATGGGCCTGGCGCATCCCCTTCTTCATCGGCTGCCTCATCGTGCCGCTGCTGTTCTTCCTGCGCAGGAGCCTGGAGGAGACGGCCGCCTTCGAAGCGCGCACCCACCGGCCGACGCTCGGCGAAGCCGTCCGGTCGCTGGCGGAGAACTGGCAGATCGTGATGCTCGGCGTCATGCTGGTGCTGATGACGACCGTCTCCTTCTACCTCATCACGGTGTACACGCCGACATTCGGCAAATCCGTGCTGAAATTGTCGGGCACGGACAGCCTCGTGGTGGCCGTGTGCGTCGGCGTCTCGAACTTCGTCTGGCTGCCGCTGATGGGCGCCCTGTCCGACCGCATCGGCCGCTTTCCGATCCTGGCGCTGTTCTCGCTGCTCATGCTGGTGACCGCCTATCCGGCGCTGTCCTGGCTGGCGGCGGCGCCGAGCTTGGCGAAGATGCTGGAGGTCGAGCTGTGGTTCTCCTTCCTCTATGGCAGCTATAACGGCGCCATGGTCGTCGCCCTCACCGAGATCGTGCCGGCCAGCGTGAGGACCTCCGGCTTTTCGCTGGCCTACAGCCTGGCGACGACCGTCGGCGGCTTTTCCCTCGCGATCTCGACCTGGCTGATCAGGGCGCTGGACGACAATGCCGCGCCGGGCATCTGGCTGTCGCTGGCGGCGGCATGCAGCCTGATCGCGACCTTCGTGATCTACCGCACGAGCATGGCGCGCCGGGTTTCGGCCATGGCCGCGCTCTAG